The Gemmatimonadota bacterium DH-78 region CCCGGGCTCGGCCGCGGCCCGCGGCACCCAGCGACCCGCCGCCCGCAGTCCGCTGCCCTCGCCCCTTCCGGCGAGCGCCTCGGCCACCGCCCCGCCCTGAAGGCGGATCTCGCCGGTACAGCCGGCCGCCCTCGCTTCGAGCACCACGCGCCCCTCGCCCTCCACCTCGCGCACCCACCCCGCCACCTCCAGGTCGCCGACCGAGAGTCGCCACCGGCAGTCGTCGAGCTGGCTTCCGGTCGCGACGGCACCGTGGAGCAGGCCGGCCAGACCGGCGAGGGGAAGCCACCGAACGCGGGGCTCGGGGCGATGGGATGGGAGAACGCGGCGCGGGCAGGCCGCCAGCAGGATGAGGGCGGCCGGGAGAGGGGGAACTCCCACCGAGGGGAGGGCCGCGCCGGCCGCGAGGGCCAGGGCGAGCACCGTCACGGGTGGGAGTCGTCGGCTCAGACCGAGCGCTCCTCACCCCGCAGAGTCGACCCCGTCAGCTCTCCTCCGCCCCCTCTTCGAAGAGGTTGGTCTGGGTGTGGTCCACGAAGATGCGGGCCCGCTCCTCTCGGTCCTCGTCGGCGAGGCGCTCGCGCAGGATCCGCCGCACCCGCAGGTCGGAGTGGATCCCCGCGAGGAGCATCACGACCATGCCCAGGATCAGCGCCCCGAAGGCCACGGCCGTGAGGGGTACGCGATAGAGGGTGGTGAACCCGAGGCGCAGCGTGATGCGCTGCCCGCCGTTGAGGGCGGCGAACGCCATCGACACCACCAGCACCAGCCCGATTCCGAACGCCCCGCCCAGCCGGCTCATCGCACGCCTCCGTGCGGCTTCGAAGCCATGGGCGAACCGCTCCGAAGCCGCATCCGTCAGTCTCCGGCCACGGCGGTGAGCGCGCCCGGGCGACCCGCATCCACCGCCTCGCCCGCGAAGGTGGCGCCCGTGGTGGAGGTCAGCGCCACCGTGCGGTAGCTCCCGACATGCGCGAGATCGCCCGGAAAGGCCACGACCTTGTTCCGCCGCGTGCGCCCGAGCAGATGGCCCGGATCTCGGGCCTCCTTCTCGACGAGCACCTCCTCCACCCGACCCACCTCGCCGGCGTTGATCTCGGCCTGGATCCCGCGCGCCACCTCGATCAGCCGCTCGAGACGGGACTGCGCCACGTCGTCGGGCACGAACTGGTCGCGGGGCAGCCGGGTGGCCGGGGTGCCCTCGCGCTCCGAGTACTTGTAGGTGAAGGCGTCGTCGAACCGCACCGTGCGCATGAGCTCGAGCGTGTCTTCGAACTCCTCGTGCGTCTCGCCGGGGAAGGCGACGATGATGTCGGTCGACAGCGACAGATCCGGGATCGCCTTCCGGGCCATCTCCACCTTCTCGAGGAAGCTCTCCACGGTGTAGCGCCGGACCATGCGCTTCAGCGTGCGGTCGTTGCCGGCCTGCGCGGGCAGGTGCAGCTGCTCGCACACCGCCGGCTCCTCGGCCATCACCTCCACCAGCTCCTCGGTGAGGTCGTTGGGGTGGGGCGAGGTGAAGCGCACCCGCCGGATGCCCGGCACGCGGGCGACCGAACGCAGCAGCCGCGCGAAGCTCCAGTCGCCCGACACCCAGGAGTTGACCGTCTGCCCGAGAAGGGTGACCTCGGTCACGCCGCCGGCCGCGATGCCGGCCACCTCGCCGAGAATCTCGAGGGGGTCGCGATTCTTCTCCGGCCCCCGCACGTACGGCACGATGCAGTAGGTGCACCGGTGATCGCACCCGCGCTGGATCGGCACCCAGGCCGCCACGTCGGAGGTACGGCGCTGCTCGAGCCCCTGGTAGTTCTCGCCGGTGTCGAGGTCGAGCACCGTGAGCTGCGGGCCCCGCTTCTTCGACCGGCCGGAGGGGGCGGGCACCACCGTCTCGTGCGACTTCACATCGCCGCGACGCACCCGGTCGAGGGCTTCGGGCAGCGACCGATAGCCGTCGGGGCCCATCACGAGGTCGACCCACGGTGCCTTCCGGGCGAGGTCGTCGCCCATGCGCTGCGCCATGCACCCGGTCACCCCGAGCACCAGGTCGGGGTTGTCGGCCTTGAGCCCCTTCAGCTGACCGACGCGCCCGAGCACCCGCTTCTCCGCGTGCTCGCGGATCGCGCAGGTGTTCACGAGAATCACGTCGGCGTCTTCGGGGCGATCGGCGATGCCGTAGCCCCGGGCCTCGAGGATGCCCTCCATCAGTTCACCGTCACTGATGTTCATCTGGCAGCCGTACGTCTCGACGTAGGCTCGTCGGGTGCGGGTCATGATGCGTGGGCGGGGTGGGCGGTCACAGGGTCGAACAGGTCAATATACAGGTCGTCGCCATTCGAATGGAGACGCCCGCGTCGCAGCGCCGAGCCGTGCTCCCCCCGTGCGCCCTCCGCGACCGTCACCCGCAGGTAGTCGCCGGTCAGCGCGCGGCCTCCATCCTCGAGCACCACCTCGGCCTCCTGTCCCACGCGGCCGGCGCGGTAGCGCGCTCCCTTGGCAGCCACCCGTTCGCGCAGGTCGCGGCTGCGTTCACCGGCCACCCGCTGCGGCACGGGCATCTCCTTCTGGAGCTGCGCCGCGACCGTGTCGTCGCGCGGCGAGAAGGGAAAGACGTGCAGGTAGGTGAAGGGCAGCTCGTCGACCAGGTCGGCCGTGCTGCGGTGGTCGTCGTCGGTCTCGCCCGGGAAGCCGGTGATCACGTCGGCACCGAGCCCCAGCACGGGCAGCCGCTCCGCGATCTCGAGGGCGCGGGTTCGATACTGCTCGCGCGTGTGCCAGCGCCGCATGCGCCGAAGCACGGGGTCGGCCCCCGACTGGAGCGGCATGTGCAGATGCGGCGCCACCCGCCCGCCGGAACCCGCCATCAGGTCGAGCAGCCGGTCGTCGATCTCGGTGGCCTCGATGCTCCCGAGCCGGAAGCGCGTGTCGGGCACCGCGTCGAGCAGTCGGCCAAGCAGGGTGCCGAGGGTGGTGGCGCGGTCGCCGAGGTCCAGCCCGTAGTGCCCGATGTGGACTCCGGTCAGCACCAGCTCCGGGTGGCTGCGAGCGAGCACGCGCGCCTCGGCCACCACTTCGTCCGCCGCGCGCGAGCGACTGGCTCCGCGGGCCAGCCGGGTGGCGCAGAAGGCGCATTTGCGGTCGCAGCCGTCCTGGATCTTGAGCCAGCCCCGCGTCGCGCCTCGCCGGCGGCGGAGCAGCTCCGCGCCCACCGGTTCGGTGTCGAGGCGATCGAGGGTGCGTCGATCCGAGAGCTGCACCAGGGCGGAGGTCGACGCGCCGGCCAGAGCGGCGCCGGCCACGGCGACCGGGTCGTGCCCTTCCACCACCCCGTCGACGCCCATCCCTCGATAGTCGTCGGCCTTCAGCGCCGCGGAGCAGCCGGCCACGACCACCTGCGCACTCGGATGATCACGCCGCAGGCGGCGGATCAGCCTGCGCGCGTCGGCGTCGGCCTGGTTGGTGACGGTGCAGGTGTTGACCACCACCACCTCGGCATCGCCCGGACCCTCGACCGTGGCCGCGCCGCGAGCCTCGAGCTCCTGGCGCATCCGCTCGGTGTCGTACTGGTTCGCCTTGCACCCGAAGGTGTGGTAGTGGATCCGCACCGCAGGTGGCTCAGAAACCGGAGAGGCGCACCGAAGTGGCGAGGCGCCAGAAGCTCTCCTCGAAGGTGCCTCCGGTGCGAGTGCCGCGCTCGAGCGCGAGATCGAGGCGCGACAGCACCACGCCCTGCACCACCAGCAGATCCATGCCGAGTCCCCCGCTGAACACCGACTCCGCGGGGTCGTCGACCCCCTCCCAGGTAAAGGGGAGCGGCGTGTTGCGGTACCCCAACCGGAGTCGCGACGACTTGCCCAGCACCGAGGCACCGGCCCACTCCAGCCCGCCGCCCCAGGCGAAGGTGTCGCGGGCGCCCTCGCCGTCGAGAGCGTCGTCGACCGACGACCATCCGCTCTGGTGTACACCGACCGAAGCCCGCAGCCGAGGCGACAGCACGGCCGTCGCCCCCACGCGCAGCTCCGAGGGCAGCGGAAAGACCGCCTCGCCGCCGAGCGTGTCCTCGTCCGGCAGCGCCTCGAGATCGCCGGCCCAGGTCCACGCGCCCGCGATCCGGAGAATGCTGCCGACGTCGGCCGACGCCCCGACCGAGGCCAGCCAGCCGCGGTAGCTCCAGCGGCCGCCCGACTGGTACGGCTGCACCACCCCGCCCACGTCGAGCGAGTCGAACGTGCGGGTGAACACCCGCGACACGTCGCCGATGTGGCGTCCCACCTGAATGCCGACGTCCACGTTCGGCGTGAGCGACCGCGCCAGACCGAGCCGCACCGTCGAGATGCCGCCGTCCGAGCGGAAGTTGTCGGTCACCCGCCCCGTACCACCCGCCCCGTCGAGGTCGATCAGCTTCGACTGGTCGCTCGTCCAGCGCTGGTCGAGGTAGCCGCCGAGCGAGAGCGACACCGTGCCGAACGACGACGGATAGCCGAGCGCGATGTACGGGAACCGGGTACCGCTGAAGTCCCCCGTCGACCCGTTGTCGTCGTAGTCGGCCCAGCTCGACTGGAACGAGAAGGCCACCGACGGCACCAGCAGTCGCGCCGGAGCGGCCGGGTCGACCACCGACAGTTCTGCGCCGATCAGCCCCACTCCCACGCCGCCGAGGGCGACCGCCCGCCCGTCGGTGGGCAGGAAGGGCATACCGAGGCCGCGCGCGGACAGCAGTGACTGCGCCTCGGCACCGGTGGCCACGAGGCAGCAGAGAAGAGCGCCGAGGAGCGGACGCAGGGCGGTGCTCATCGCACCTCCACGGTGTCGGAGACGGTCAGGATCAGACGGAGAGTGGGCGCCGAAGCCGACCCCGGCCCCTGAAAGGAGCCGAAGCCGATGGAGAGCGGCTCGATGGGGGTCAGGAAGACCACGTCGCGCACCTTGTCGGCCGCGGCCACCGAGTCGTCGACCAGGGCCCGTACGAACGAGGTGACCGGGATCGAGACGGTGCGGGGCGATTCGCCGAACGAGCCGGGCGCGATCGACACGCCGAGTCCGCCGATCAGCGACGACCCGAGGGGCGACTTCGGAAGCAGCTCCGGCGCGAGCACCGGTCGAGCGTCGAGAAAGATCGAGTCGGACGGCTGGAACGCCGGTTCGCTGGGCGCGGTGGTGAGCTCGATCGTGGCGCTGTTGATGCGGTCGCGGGTGAGCGCCAGCGCCCCGCCGCTCGCATCCACCGTGCCGGGCAGGTCGAGGGTCATCACGGTCCGCCACGACGGCGCGCCGCCGACGCGGATCCCGTCGGCCGCCGGGAGCGGCACGGGGTCGTAGATGAAGGTGCGGACCGTGCCCGGCGCGGAGAGGGTGACGATCGTGTCCTGATGGTGGTTGGGGCGCACGAACAGGCGCAGATCGGTGTCGATCAGATTGATCCGCTCGCCCGCCGACCGCAGGTCGAAGCGCACCCCGTCACCCACCTCGGTGGTATCGCCGAGGAGCGCCACCTGCGCGGAGTCGAGGGCGAACACCACCGAGTCGCCCGAGGTGGGCGTCCAGGTCGCCTCGCCGAAGTCCATCCCGCCGCCCGCGCCCGCCTCGTCCCACAGGCGGTAGTCGTTGATGGTGTCGACCGCCACCGTCCACGACGCCGTCGGGGGATCGAAGCTCGCCGGGAGCGCCTGGGCGCCCACGATGACCGATCCGGTCGGCAGGTTCGTGTCGGCGGTGTCGAACCGCGCCACGAGATAGCCGCCGGTGAAGGTGAAGCCCGAGTCGGCCCGCAGCGTTCCCGTGGAGTCGCGGATCGACGCGCGCCAGGGAAAGGTCGAGTAGCGACTCAGCACCCGGGAGTCGAGCACCCCCTCGAAATCGTCGGCCAGAACGGACTCGAACACCTCGCTCGGAGTCCCATAGCCCCCGTACACCTGGATCTGCTCGGCGAACTCCTCGAAGGAGAGCACCACCTCGACCGTCCGGGGTTCGAGCGGAAGCAGGCCCCCGTCTGTCGACGTGGGCGTGACCTCTTCACAGGCCAGCAGTCCCCAGGAAGCGGACACCAGGCCCGCCACCATCCACGCACGCTTCACCCGTTCTCCTCGTCTTCGGACGGCGCCGCCTCGGGTCGCCGATGGTCTTCACGCAATACGAACCGGGCGGGCAGCAGATCGCTCAGCGTCCAGCGCCGAACGTCCGATCCCGCCTCGGAAACGATCTCCAGATCCGGAGCGAACTCCGTCAATGCCTGCCGGCAGGCCCCGCAGGGCGCCACCGCCTCACCTCCCTCCGTACTCAGCGCCAGCCGCCGGAAGGCGCGGTGCCCGGCCGCGACGGCGGCCGACAACGCACCTCTCTCCGCACACAGCGTGAGGGGATAGGAGGCGTTCTCGACGTTGCATCCGTCGAAGAGGGAGCCGTCGTGGGCCTCGAGCACCGCCCCCACACGATACGTGGAATACGGCGCGTAGGCGCGCTCGCGCACGGCGCGGGCCCGGGCCAGCAGCCCGTCCTGATCGCTCGTCACTCCGCCTCCGTCCAGATCCTGGGAAGGCGGGGTGCGAGGCCCGTGAGGATCTCGTACGAGATGGTGCCGGCTGCCTCCGCCACCTCGTCCAGCAGGAGTTCCTCACCCCCGTCGCGTCCCACCAGGGTCGCCGCGTTCCCCGCCTCTACACCGGGCACACCCGAAATGTTTACCACCGTCACGTCCATCGACACCCGGCCGATGATGGGCACCCTCCGCCCCGCGATCAACGCCTCGCCGCGGTTGCCCAGCACGCGGGGGAGTCCGTCGCCGTAGCCGATCGCCAGCGTGGCCCATCGCTCGGGCCCGTCGGCGCGGTGCGTGGCCCCGTATCCGAGGGTGGCGCCGGGCGCCGCGTCCACCACCCGCACCACCCGGGCGCGCACCGCGACTACCGCCTCGGGCTCGGGCTGGTCCGGGCCCACCCGCCCGCCGTAGAGGAAGATCCCCGGCCGAGCGCCCCCGGCCTCGGCGCCCAGCCGGAAGGCGCCGGCCGAGTTCGCGGCATGCACCCGCACCGACGGGGGCGGCTCGAGCGCTCTCGCCGCCGACCGCAGCCCCTCGAGTTGCGCGCCCACCCCGGGCCCCCCGGCCTCGTCGGCCGAGTGCAGGTGGGTGAACAGCCCCACCCACCGCAGCCCGTCCGATTCGCGGAGCGGTCGCAGCGCACCCGCCAGGGCGTCGAGCTGCTCCGGCCGCACCCCCGCGCGCCCCATGCCGGTGTCCACCTCGAGATGCACCCCCACCGGCCGACCGCAGGCGCGCCCCACTGCACTCAAACGATCGAGCAGGCGCGGGTCCGACACCGCCACCTCGAGATCGTGGGCCGCGACGCGCTCGAAGTCGGCGGGCAGCGCGGGGGTGAACACCACGATCGGCTCCGACGCGCCCCCCTGGCGCAGCGCCACCCCCTCCTCGACGGTGGCCACCCCCCAACCCGCGGGCCCCTCGGCCCGCAGCACCCGCACCACCTCGGGCGCCCCGAGGCCGTAGGCGTCGGCCTTCACCATGGGCAGCACCCACGGGTCGGGGCCCATCGCCTCGGCCACGCGTCGGAAGTTGCGACGGAGGGCCGGAGCGCGGACGTCGATCCAGGCGCGGGTGCGAAGAGGGCTCTGCATGGTGGACGAAAGATGCGCGAGCACCGTCACGGAACAAGGACGCGCCCTCCGGCCCGTTGACACCCCGGTCCGATCCCACGACACCTCGAAGAATGAACACCCCACCCGATCCGGTGCCCGGCGCCGACCACGCCGACACGGCCGAGGGGCAGCTCGACCGCGCCCTCGCCCTCGTTCGCTTCCTGCGCGCGAACTGTCCGTGGGACGCCGAGCAGACGCCCCGCTCGCTGGTGCCCCACCTCATCGAAGAGACGCACGAGGTGGTCGACGCGGTGCACGCCGACGACCCCCGCGCCCTCGAATCGGAGCTCGGCGACCTGCTGCTCAACCTCGCCTTCCAGGTGGTGCTCGGAGAGGAGGCCGGACACTTCGACGCCCACTCCGTCACCCGCGCCCTCGAATCGAAGATGGCCCGCCGGCACCCGCATCTGTACGGCCTCGGCGAGAAGACGGCGTGGGAGGTCTCGAAGGCGCGCGAGCGCGCCGACAGGGGGACTCCGGAGGGGGTGCTCGACGGTCTCGCCACATCGCTCGACCCGCTCACCCGGGCCCACCGCATTCAGGAGCGGGTGGCCGGCGTCGGCTTCGACTGGGAGGACCACCGGGGCGCCGCGGCCAAGGTGGGCGAGGAGCTCGCCGAGGTGGAGGAGGCGATCGACGCCGGAGCGCCCGAGGCCGTGGAGGAGGAGCTCGGCGACCTGCTCTTCGCCGTGGTCAACCTCGTGCGGCTCGCCGGGGCGCATCCGGTGACGGCGCTGGAGTCGGCGAACCGCAAGTTCCAGCGGCGGTTCAGCGCCCTCGAGGGGCTGGCCCGCGAGCGGGGGGTGGTGCTCGGCGAGGCGACGCTGGCCGAGCTCGACGAGCTGTGGGACTCCGTGAAGGCGCGGGGAGGCTGAGCGGAGTCCCCGTTCAGTACCCGGCCCGCCGATCCACCCGGTTCCGCATCTCGCCCGGGCGCCCGTCGAGAAAGCAGCGCAGGTTGTGCAGGATCAGATCGGTCTCGCGGCGCCAGAAGCCGCGCGACACCGGCGACACGTGCGGCGTGATCAGCACCCCGTCCATCGACCAGAGCGGCGAGTCGGGGGCGAGCGGCTCGGAGGCGACCACATCGAGTCCCGCGCCCCGAACCCGGCCCGCGCGCAGCGCGTCGATCAGCGCCGGCTCGTCGATGATGGTGCCCCGCGCCACATTCACCACGATCGCCCCCGGCTTCATCCGCTCGAAGGCGTCGGCGTTCAGGAGTCCCCGGGTATCGGGCGTCTCGGGGGCGGTGACGACCACGACATCCGACTCGCGCAGCAGGCGGTCGAAGCCGGTCTCTCCCCTCACCACCTCCACGCCGTCGGGCCCCGTGGAGCCGCTGCGCCGCAGCCCGATCACGCGGGCGCCGAGCGCGGTGAGCCGTGTCGCGGTGTCCTGCCCGACCCCGCCGAGCCCGACGATGCCCACGGTGGCCTGCGACAGCTCGCGAATGGGCGCCTCGGCCGCGTAGAAGGGCGCCGTGTTCCAGCGGGCCTCGGGCTGGCTCCGCACGGCGAAGTCGAAGCCGCGCATGAAGTGCAGGATCATGCCGAGGATCGCCTCGGCCATCGGAGGCCCGTGGATGCCCGCTGAGTTCGTGAAGATCGGGGCGCGCTCGACGAGGGTGGGCGTGAGACTGCTGCCCACCCCGGCCGACCCGGTGTGGATCCACTCGAGTCGGGGTCCCCCCTGCACCACCGCTTCGGCGATCCCGAACCCCATGTAGATGCGGGCGTCGGCCACCGCCTCGAGCACGGCCGGGTGGGCGCGGGTGCTGCCGTCGCCGGTGCCTTCGGTGGGAGTGTCCATCACCGCCAGCGTCCAGTCGGTCGGCAGCGCCGCGCGGATCTCGTCGGCCACCGCGTCGGGTCGCGCCCAGATGGGGCGCTGGTCGTTCATGTCGAACACGACGTCGGCCATGCGCGTGGTCTCCCCTGTCGTCGGGCGTCGGCGGTGGTGTGACGGAACCGCGTGGCGGCGGCCCCGGGTGGCGGTCGCGAGGGAGCGGCGGTCGCGCGTGGCGGCGCCCCGTCGTGGCGGACGCGCGGGAGCGGCGTCGCCGCGTGACTGCGGCCCGTCGTGGCGGACGCGCGGAAGCGGCGGCCTCGTCGTGGCAGTCTCGAGGAAGCGGCGTCGGCTACGGGTTCAGGCGGTTCATCAGCCGGGGGAACGGAATGAACTCCCGGATGTGGTGGCGGCCGGTGATCCAGGCCACGGTGCGCTCGATGCCCAGCCCGAAGCCCGAGTGCGGGAAGGAGCCGTACTTCCGCAGGTCGAGGTACCAGTCGTAGGCCTCCTCGGGAAGCTTCTCCTCCGCGATCCGCTCGCGCAGCCGGTCCAGATCGTCCTCGCGCTGCGAGCCGCCGATGATCTCGCCGTACCCCTCGGGGGCGAGCAGATCGTCGCAGAGCACCGTGCGCGGGTCGTCCGGGTTCTCCTTCATGTAGAAGGCCTTCGCCTGCTTCGGGTAGTTGTAGACGAAGAGCGGCAGATCGTGGTCCTCGGTGAGCGATACCTCGTCGGGGGCGCCGAGATCGCGGCCCCACTCGATATCGCTCCCCTTCTCCTGCAGCCGCGCCACCGCGTCGGTGTAGCTGATGCGCGGGAAGGGCGTCTTGATGCGCTCGAGCACCGAAGTGTCGCGCTCCAGGATCTCGAGTTCGGTGGAGCACCGCTCGAGCGCCCGCTCCACCAGGTAGGTCACGAAGTCCTCCTGGAGTCGCATGTTGTCGTCGGAGTCGGCGAAAGCCACTTCCGGTTCCACCATCCAGAACTCGGTCAGGTGGCGGCGGGTCTTCGACTTCTCGGCGCGGAAGGTGGGGCCGAAGCAGTACACCTTTCGGAAGGCCGGACAGGCCGCCTCCACGTACAACTGCCCGGTCTGGGCGAGGTAGGCGGTATCGCCGAAGTAGTCCGTCTCGAACAGCGTGCCCGCGTGCTCGCCGATCGCGCCCGTCAGGATCGGCGTGTCGATGCGGGTGAAGCCGCGGTCGTAGAAGAAGTCGTGCGTGGCCTGCGAGATCTCCGCCCGCACCTTGAGGCCGGCGCGCTGCTGGCTGGAGCGCAGCCAGAGGTGTCGGTGGTCGAGCAGGAAGTCGACCCCGTGCTCCTTCGGCTGGATCGGGTACTCGGCCGAGGTGTGGATCACCTGGAGATCGCGGACGGCGATCTCGTAGCCCCCGGGCGCCCGCGGCTCCTCGCGGACCTCGCCGGTGACCGCCACCGTCGACTCCTGCGTGAGCGCGGCGTGCCGCTCCCACACCTCGGGGTCGAGCTCCTTCTTGAAGAAGACGGT contains the following coding sequences:
- the miaB gene encoding tRNA (N6-isopentenyl adenosine(37)-C2)-methylthiotransferase MiaB — translated: MTRTRRAYVETYGCQMNISDGELMEGILEARGYGIADRPEDADVILVNTCAIREHAEKRVLGRVGQLKGLKADNPDLVLGVTGCMAQRMGDDLARKAPWVDLVMGPDGYRSLPEALDRVRRGDVKSHETVVPAPSGRSKKRGPQLTVLDLDTGENYQGLEQRRTSDVAAWVPIQRGCDHRCTYCIVPYVRGPEKNRDPLEILGEVAGIAAGGVTEVTLLGQTVNSWVSGDWSFARLLRSVARVPGIRRVRFTSPHPNDLTEELVEVMAEEPAVCEQLHLPAQAGNDRTLKRMVRRYTVESFLEKVEMARKAIPDLSLSTDIIVAFPGETHEEFEDTLELMRTVRFDDAFTYKYSEREGTPATRLPRDQFVPDDVAQSRLERLIEVARGIQAEINAGEVGRVEEVLVEKEARDPGHLLGRTRRNKVVAFPGDLAHVGSYRTVALTSTTGATFAGEAVDAGRPGALTAVAGD
- a CDS encoding MiaB/RimO family radical SAM methylthiotransferase; translation: MRIHYHTFGCKANQYDTERMRQELEARGAATVEGPGDAEVVVVNTCTVTNQADADARRLIRRLRRDHPSAQVVVAGCSAALKADDYRGMGVDGVVEGHDPVAVAGAALAGASTSALVQLSDRRTLDRLDTEPVGAELLRRRRGATRGWLKIQDGCDRKCAFCATRLARGASRSRAADEVVAEARVLARSHPELVLTGVHIGHYGLDLGDRATTLGTLLGRLLDAVPDTRFRLGSIEATEIDDRLLDLMAGSGGRVAPHLHMPLQSGADPVLRRMRRWHTREQYRTRALEIAERLPVLGLGADVITGFPGETDDDHRSTADLVDELPFTYLHVFPFSPRDDTVAAQLQKEMPVPQRVAGERSRDLRERVAAKGARYRAGRVGQEAEVVLEDGGRALTGDYLRVTVAEGARGEHGSALRRGRLHSNGDDLYIDLFDPVTAHPAHAS
- the cdd gene encoding cytidine deaminase; protein product: MTSDQDGLLARARAVRERAYAPYSTYRVGAVLEAHDGSLFDGCNVENASYPLTLCAERGALSAAVAAGHRAFRRLALSTEGGEAVAPCGACRQALTEFAPDLEIVSEAGSDVRRWTLSDLLPARFVLREDHRRPEAAPSEDEENG
- the alr gene encoding alanine racemase, yielding MQSPLRTRAWIDVRAPALRRNFRRVAEAMGPDPWVLPMVKADAYGLGAPEVVRVLRAEGPAGWGVATVEEGVALRQGGASEPIVVFTPALPADFERVAAHDLEVAVSDPRLLDRLSAVGRACGRPVGVHLEVDTGMGRAGVRPEQLDALAGALRPLRESDGLRWVGLFTHLHSADEAGGPGVGAQLEGLRSAARALEPPPSVRVHAANSAGAFRLGAEAGGARPGIFLYGGRVGPDQPEPEAVVAVRARVVRVVDAAPGATLGYGATHRADGPERWATLAIGYGDGLPRVLGNRGEALIAGRRVPIIGRVSMDVTVVNISGVPGVEAGNAATLVGRDGGEELLLDEVAEAAGTISYEILTGLAPRLPRIWTEAE
- the mazG gene encoding nucleoside triphosphate pyrophosphohydrolase, which produces MNTPPDPVPGADHADTAEGQLDRALALVRFLRANCPWDAEQTPRSLVPHLIEETHEVVDAVHADDPRALESELGDLLLNLAFQVVLGEEAGHFDAHSVTRALESKMARRHPHLYGLGEKTAWEVSKARERADRGTPEGVLDGLATSLDPLTRAHRIQERVAGVGFDWEDHRGAAAKVGEELAEVEEAIDAGAPEAVEEELGDLLFAVVNLVRLAGAHPVTALESANRKFQRRFSALEGLARERGVVLGEATLAELDELWDSVKARGG
- a CDS encoding D-2-hydroxyacid dehydrogenase, with the protein product MADVVFDMNDQRPIWARPDAVADEIRAALPTDWTLAVMDTPTEGTGDGSTRAHPAVLEAVADARIYMGFGIAEAVVQGGPRLEWIHTGSAGVGSSLTPTLVERAPIFTNSAGIHGPPMAEAILGMILHFMRGFDFAVRSQPEARWNTAPFYAAEAPIRELSQATVGIVGLGGVGQDTATRLTALGARVIGLRRSGSTGPDGVEVVRGETGFDRLLRESDVVVVTAPETPDTRGLLNADAFERMKPGAIVVNVARGTIIDEPALIDALRAGRVRGAGLDVVASEPLAPDSPLWSMDGVLITPHVSPVSRGFWRRETDLILHNLRCFLDGRPGEMRNRVDRRAGY
- the asnS gene encoding asparagine--tRNA ligase; protein product: MPRSAEIRQLNDHVGEEVTLTGWVEATRAHGKVAFAVVRDGTGIAQTVFFKKELDPEVWERHAALTQESTVAVTGEVREEPRAPGGYEIAVRDLQVIHTSAEYPIQPKEHGVDFLLDHRHLWLRSSQQRAGLKVRAEISQATHDFFYDRGFTRIDTPILTGAIGEHAGTLFETDYFGDTAYLAQTGQLYVEAACPAFRKVYCFGPTFRAEKSKTRRHLTEFWMVEPEVAFADSDDNMRLQEDFVTYLVERALERCSTELEILERDTSVLERIKTPFPRISYTDAVARLQEKGSDIEWGRDLGAPDEVSLTEDHDLPLFVYNYPKQAKAFYMKENPDDPRTVLCDDLLAPEGYGEIIGGSQREDDLDRLRERIAEEKLPEEAYDWYLDLRKYGSFPHSGFGLGIERTVAWITGRHHIREFIPFPRLMNRLNP